A stretch of Carya illinoinensis cultivar Pawnee chromosome 14, C.illinoinensisPawnee_v1, whole genome shotgun sequence DNA encodes these proteins:
- the LOC122294962 gene encoding very-long-chain 3-oxoacyl-CoA reductase 1-like produces the protein MTFSRSPMEFQDFILIAACSLGFISLCKTCIRFLKWVWVSFFRPAKNLNEYGSWALVTGSTDGIGKALAFELASKGINLVLVGRSPSKLEATSNEIREMFAGKVDVKGIVIDLAKFSGEKISNMVEDGIKGLDVGILINNAGMGSPYPMFLHEVESEVLESLVRVNMDAATWVTRAVLPGMLQKKKGAIVNIGSGSSMAVPAFPLGTIYASTKAYMAMFSRCLSLEYEKRGIDVQCQVPLFVATKLIRRLNDTASLFTPTAEMYSKASIRCIGYEHICTPYWLHSVQWFLIQRLPDALLNWYLFELLNKSRKRRMEK, from the exons ATGACCTTCAGTCGATCGCCAATGGAGTTTCAAGATTTCATCCTGATAGCGGCATGTTCTTTAGGCTTCATCTCTCTCTGCAAAACCTGCATCCGATTTCTCAAATGGGTCTGGGTTTCGTTCTTCAGGCCTGCAAAGAATCTCAATGAGTATGGCTCTTGGGCTCTCGTAACTGGCTCCACCGATGGAATCGGCAAAGCCCTTGCATTTGAGTTAGCTTCGAAGGGCATTAACCTAGTCTTAGTTGGTCGCAGCCCTTCAAAACTCGAAGCTACGTCGAACGAAATACGGGAAATGTTTGCAGGAAAAGTAGACGTAAAAGGTATTGTTATAGACTTAGCGAAATTCAGTGGGGAAAAGATATCAAACATGGTGGAGGATGGGATTAAAGGGTTAGATGTtggaattttgataaataatgcAGGGATGGGATCTCCTTATCCGATGTTTCTTCATGAGGTTGAGTCTGAGGTTTTGGAGAGCCTCGTGAGGGTAAATATGGATGCTGCAACTTGGGTGACGAGAGCTGTGCTTCCGGGCATGCTGCAGAAGAAGAAAGGAGCCATTGTCAACATTGGTTCTGGCTCCTCCATGGCCGTTCCTGCTTTCCCTTTAGGCACTATATATGCTTCAACAAAAGC GTATATGGCGATGTTCTCGAGATGCCTTAGTTTGGAATACGAGAAGCGCGGAATAGATGTTCAGTGCCAG GTTCCACTATTTGTGGCAACAAAGTTGATAAGACGTTTGAACGATACAGCTTCTTTATTTACTCCCACAGCAGAAATGTATAGCAAAGCAAGCATCCGATGCATCGGTTATGAACATATCTGCACGCCCTACTGGTTGCATTCTGTACAGTGGTTCTTAATACAAAGATTGCCAGATGCATTGTTAAATTGGTACCTGTTTGAGCTCTTAAATAAATCACGCAAAAGAAGAATGGAGAAGTAG